In Marinobacterium sp. LSUCC0821, the DNA window TGGTCTGATTGGAGCACCTACCGTGAAATGAGAGGTAAAACCAGTCACACCTATGACGAGAACATAGCAATTCAAGTAGTTAACGGTATTCCAGCCTTCATAGAAGAAACAATCCATCTAAAAGAAGAACTTTTACAAAGATGCCAGAGCTAAGTATTGAGAGCTTAAGTCTTAGTGAAGCTGAGTTAAATACAGTTAAAAAGATATTAGCGGCTGAGGTACCTAATATTTCAGTTCTAGCTTTTGGCTCACGCGTAAAAGGCAATCCCCGAAAATACTCAGATCTGGATTTAGCTTTGCTTACTCACACACCTTTAAGCTTGTCTGAAACAGCACGACTTAAAGATGCATTTGATAGTTCAAATCTTGTATGGCCAGTCGACATTACTGATTGGGCGA includes these proteins:
- a CDS encoding nucleotidyltransferase family protein codes for the protein MPELSIESLSLSEAELNTVKKILAAEVPNISVLAFGSRVKGNPRKYSDLDLALLTHTPLSLSETARLKDAFDSSNLVWPVDITDWATTSERFRAIINENFVRIQ